A single genomic interval of Alcaligenes sp. SDU_A2 harbors:
- a CDS encoding ComEA family DNA-binding protein, translated as MALWLVFCPGFVAAVDLNTATAEQLQQIKGIGPRTAQLILEERQRGGDFDSLQNLADRVKGIGPKKIGTMEQSGLTAGASKKPAASSVAPRPGVDIRKKP; from the coding sequence TTGGCATTATGGCTGGTTTTTTGTCCGGGCTTTGTCGCGGCTGTGGACCTGAATACCGCCACAGCCGAGCAGTTGCAGCAGATCAAAGGCATAGGCCCACGTACCGCGCAACTGATTCTGGAGGAACGCCAGCGCGGCGGAGATTTTGATTCCCTGCAGAACCTGGCCGATCGGGTCAAGGGCATAGGCCCCAAAAAAATCGGCACCATGGAACAGTCCGGCCTGACCGCAGGCGCAAGCAAAAAGCCCGCCGCTTCCTCTGTTGCACCGCGTCCGGGCGTGGATATAAGGAAAAAGCCGTAG